A single Mesomycoplasma bovoculi M165/69 DNA region contains:
- a CDS encoding ECF transporter S component, with the protein MGLFLIIAYLVKMAMPARFNIAFELPFYIFLGITLNWFKGSFVALIFDITKTALTSNLFIWTPEYGLVPPVIAILAALFFKLVYQKDLWLLIPTVIFILAIIFIFFYYFSLNSQQISRVPVAWRSTFDKITILSLIGSISLFISIAAIILFILYYKTKEQKWKIAFLSLMILAILFIIFRWFWHPIAFIKYYNRYINRSGNDRLINNFFFYYLSPIILKSAFSLPIYTFCLVSTIPLINYLNYRHNYQSRLGY; encoded by the coding sequence TTGGGACTTTTTTTAATAATAGCATATCTTGTTAAAATGGCAATGCCAGCAAGATTTAATATCGCTTTTGAGCTTCCTTTTTATATATTTTTAGGCATTACTTTAAATTGATTTAAAGGGTCTTTTGTTGCTCTAATTTTCGATATCACAAAAACAGCACTCACTAGTAATCTATTTATTTGAACTCCTGAATATGGACTAGTTCCTCCAGTGATTGCAATTTTAGCAGCTTTATTTTTTAAACTAGTTTATCAGAAGGATCTGTGACTACTAATTCCAACTGTTATCTTTATTTTAGCAATAATTTTTATTTTTTTCTATTATTTTAGCCTAAATTCTCAACAAATTAGTCGTGTGCCTGTTGCTTGACGTTCAACTTTCGATAAAATTACCATTTTATCATTAATAGGTTCGATAAGTTTGTTTATTTCAATTGCTGCAATTATTCTTTTTATTTTGTATTATAAAACTAAAGAACAAAAATGAAAAATAGCTTTTTTATCTTTAATGATTTTAGCCATTTTATTTATAATTTTTCGTTGATTTTGACATCCAATTGCTTTTATCAAATATTATAATCGCTATATTAATCGAAGTGGTAATGATAGATTAATTAATAATTTTTTCTTTTACTATTTAAGTCCTATTATTTTAAAATCAGCATTTTCGCTTCCAATTTATACTTTTTGTCTAGTTTCTACAATACCACTTATCAATTATTTGAATTATAGACACAATTATCAATCTCGTTTAGGTTATTAA
- a CDS encoding DUF402 domain-containing protein has protein sequence MKINSTKQPQKSQKKINIQAYKISGELYRQWNEASIIGNFGNYLVISLKGARVKKENEKPWTVRENSVWIFRPKTFYNAILTLRGHSIHYYINLASDFIYEDNTIKFIDYDLDLKLMLPRKKIEIVDIDEFLNNLNKKLYTPDMQLEKIMSKQIQILFYNLLNQKDIFDKKFWTFFKTNLKQKPTVKVND, from the coding sequence ATGAAAATTAACTCAACTAAACAACCACAAAAATCACAAAAAAAAATTAATATTCAAGCCTATAAAATCTCGGGCGAATTGTATCGCCAATGAAATGAAGCATCTATTATTGGTAATTTCGGCAATTATTTAGTAATATCACTAAAAGGAGCTAGAGTCAAAAAAGAGAACGAAAAACCTTGGACAGTTCGTGAAAATTCTGTTTGAATTTTCCGGCCAAAAACTTTTTATAATGCTATTTTGACACTTAGAGGTCATAGTATTCACTACTATATAAATTTAGCATCTGATTTTATTTATGAGGATAACACAATTAAGTTCATTGACTATGATTTGGACTTAAAGTTGATGTTACCAAGAAAAAAAATTGAAATTGTAGACATAGATGAATTTTTAAATAATTTAAATAAAAAACTTTACACTCCAGATATGCAACTAGAAAAAATAATGTCAAAGCAAATTCAAATACTTTTTTATAACTTGCTAAATCAAAAAGATATATTTGATAAAAAATTTTGAACATTTTTTAAAACAAACTTAAAACAAAAACCAACTGTTAAGGTTAATGATTAA
- the rnc gene encoding ribonuclease III, protein MHYSKEFINWLASIGIKPNSIAIFMQALTHKSFHHENPSQSHYEMLEFLGDAILNFKVSEFIYKKISLRKEGVASIVKAKSVSASTFAMLCDEIGLNKFVRVGKGAKEIVQNQKIKSDIFESFCAAIFLDLGSDFLDKFLTKKLMPIVIDIAKSNAKDPKTEFQEKIQFYSSTSQIEYRKTQLKDGTFLVHLYWENKKYGTGKGKSIKEAEFAAAQQALDLLIEMN, encoded by the coding sequence ATGCATTATAGCAAAGAATTTATTAATTGGCTTGCAAGCATAGGAATAAAACCAAATTCAATTGCTATTTTTATGCAAGCACTTACTCACAAGTCTTTTCATCACGAAAATCCAAGTCAAAGCCATTATGAAATGCTTGAATTTTTAGGCGATGCTATTTTAAACTTTAAGGTTAGTGAATTTATTTACAAAAAAATTAGTTTAAGAAAAGAAGGTGTAGCCTCAATTGTGAAGGCAAAATCAGTCTCAGCTTCTACTTTTGCTATGTTATGCGATGAAATTGGATTAAATAAATTTGTTCGTGTCGGCAAAGGTGCTAAAGAAATTGTTCAAAACCAAAAGATCAAATCTGATATTTTTGAGTCTTTTTGTGCAGCTATTTTTTTAGATTTAGGTAGTGATTTTTTGGATAAGTTTTTGACCAAAAAACTTATGCCAATTGTCATTGACATTGCAAAGTCAAATGCCAAAGACCCAAAAACCGAATTTCAAGAAAAAATTCAATTTTATTCTTCAACATCTCAAATTGAATATCGTAAAACCCAACTAAAAGATGGAACTTTTTTAGTCCATTTATATTGGGAAAATAAAAAATATGGAACAGGTAAGGGCAAAAGCATTAAAGAAGCTGAATTTGCTGCAGCTCAACAAGCTCTTGATTTGTTGATTGAAATGAATTAA
- the plsX gene encoding phosphate acyltransferase PlsX: MNKFKIAFDVQNNENSLVHAVKAANLFAKNNPNYHLVLVGDETKIKTYVEKLDNISILDEKSIAVKQDKSIRHAHKEQNSMNVAIDLLANKQVDALLSPAESSLILASSFFKLPKLPNIERPAFMPMIPTISDLPFLMVDVGANVVVKPQYLAQWAQIASLFFENLYNFKKPKVAIVNIGVEQNKGLQFHGEAYQILSQQSDLNFVGFVEPKYLLDADVQVFVCDGYAGNLILKTLEGAMLSVFKLLKQTLMSSTRGKVAGILAKPSLYKIKEKFDYRNVGAAWIVGLDGIALKAHGSSDEQAFLGALNQVKIALESQILQKIKEKLFSDAL, from the coding sequence ATGAATAAGTTTAAAATCGCCTTTGATGTTCAAAATAATGAAAATAGTTTGGTGCACGCTGTTAAAGCGGCCAATCTTTTTGCCAAAAACAATCCAAATTATCATTTGGTTTTAGTTGGAGATGAAACCAAAATCAAAACCTATGTTGAAAAACTAGACAACATTAGTATTTTGGATGAAAAAAGTATTGCAGTAAAACAGGACAAATCAATTCGACATGCCCACAAGGAACAAAATTCAATGAATGTTGCAATTGACTTGCTTGCCAACAAGCAAGTTGATGCTTTGCTAAGTCCGGCTGAATCATCTTTAATTTTAGCTAGCAGTTTTTTTAAGTTGCCAAAATTACCAAATATTGAGCGTCCAGCTTTTATGCCAATGATTCCAACCATTTCAGATTTACCCTTTTTAATGGTTGATGTTGGTGCAAATGTTGTTGTTAAACCACAATATTTAGCACAATGAGCACAAATAGCATCACTATTTTTTGAAAATTTATACAATTTTAAAAAACCAAAAGTTGCCATTGTCAACATTGGTGTTGAACAAAACAAAGGCCTTCAATTTCATGGCGAGGCTTATCAAATTTTATCTCAGCAATCAGATTTAAACTTTGTTGGTTTTGTAGAGCCCAAATATTTATTGGACGCTGATGTGCAAGTTTTTGTTTGCGATGGATATGCTGGTAATTTAATTTTAAAAACACTAGAAGGTGCTATGCTTTCAGTTTTTAAACTTTTAAAACAAACACTAATGTCTTCAACTAGAGGTAAGGTTGCAGGTATATTGGCCAAACCAAGTTTGTATAAAATTAAAGAAAAATTTGATTATCGAAATGTTGGGGCAGCTTGAATAGTTGGTCTGGATGGGATTGCCTTAAAAGCACATGGCTCAAGTGATGAGCAAGCTTTTTTAGGAGCACTCAATCAAGTTAAAATAGCTTTAGAAAGTCAAATTTTACAAAAAATTAAGGAAAAATTATTTTCAGATGCATTATAG
- a CDS encoding DAK2 domain-containing protein, which translates to MINKNLTGQDLRLALESAKNHLQNKMEWINSLNVFPVPDGDTGSNMFATFNSGFEAIKALENVDSGTIITSFARGSLFGARGNSGVILSQIIRGFKDSWQNKNKLSIADIISGFENAVKRAYDSVVKPVEGTILTFIRKISEVIKNARIQKLSFLDLFQLMVQEGRRICDETTKELKQLENAGVTDSGSEGMLIILEGIYHFLNNNPISFVNSSQEVNFHFSGQEDHSDFGYCTEAIVNIGALADFNRKKLESKLSKRIESLVVVEQDGLLKIHGHCLKPGNLLNYLQRYGEFDKIKIESMDQQASKHIIKKTIAPKMSALISCNNGKGFINLMKERNASKVVAFDQTNKPSFLDLVNAIEQINAKSFFILPNDKNFLLVAEQVVSWFKKDKTKKIIIIPTTNQLQGQFLAENFHPDTAWKDNKSLMLQANENINVFSLFQAVKDAKLDGFEIKNEQFIALQQGKVSLVDANFLNLVKSILETHTNEHTISVYLNYGVDLIEEQIVEIEKITNNYENIDFVFNKTDQEVYPLLIGIINE; encoded by the coding sequence ATGATAAACAAAAATCTAACAGGACAAGATTTACGTCTAGCTCTTGAATCTGCTAAAAATCACTTGCAAAACAAAATGGAGTGAATTAATTCACTTAATGTTTTTCCAGTTCCAGATGGAGATACTGGTAGCAATATGTTTGCGACCTTTAATTCTGGTTTCGAAGCTATTAAAGCTTTAGAAAATGTTGATAGTGGAACAATAATAACTTCTTTTGCTCGTGGTTCCTTGTTTGGAGCTCGTGGTAATTCTGGAGTTATTTTGTCTCAAATTATTCGCGGATTTAAAGATAGTTGACAAAACAAAAATAAATTAAGCATTGCAGATATTATTAGTGGTTTTGAAAATGCTGTAAAACGTGCTTATGATTCGGTGGTTAAACCTGTTGAAGGAACCATTTTAACTTTTATTCGCAAAATTAGTGAAGTCATTAAAAATGCGCGCATTCAAAAGTTATCTTTTCTAGATTTGTTTCAATTAATGGTTCAAGAAGGTCGCCGTATTTGTGATGAAACTACTAAAGAATTAAAACAACTTGAAAACGCAGGTGTTACTGATTCGGGTTCAGAAGGGATGTTGATTATTTTAGAAGGTATTTATCACTTTTTAAATAATAATCCTATTAGTTTTGTCAACTCAAGCCAAGAAGTGAATTTTCACTTTAGTGGTCAAGAGGATCATAGTGATTTTGGATATTGCACAGAAGCGATAGTAAATATTGGTGCTTTGGCTGATTTTAATCGTAAAAAATTAGAGTCAAAATTGTCTAAAAGAATTGAATCATTAGTTGTTGTTGAACAAGATGGATTGCTAAAAATTCATGGTCATTGTTTAAAACCAGGTAATTTACTCAATTACTTACAAAGATATGGTGAATTTGATAAAATTAAAATTGAAAGCATGGATCAACAAGCTAGTAAGCATATCATCAAAAAAACTATTGCACCAAAAATGTCAGCACTAATTAGTTGCAATAATGGTAAAGGTTTTATTAATTTGATGAAAGAACGTAATGCTAGCAAAGTTGTTGCATTTGATCAAACTAACAAACCTTCTTTTTTAGACCTTGTCAATGCCATTGAGCAAATTAATGCAAAATCTTTTTTCATTTTACCAAATGACAAAAATTTTCTTTTAGTTGCTGAGCAAGTTGTTAGTTGATTTAAAAAAGATAAAACTAAAAAAATTATTATCATTCCAACAACTAATCAATTGCAAGGTCAATTTTTGGCTGAAAATTTCCATCCTGACACAGCTTGAAAAGACAATAAATCTCTAATGTTACAAGCCAATGAAAACATAAATGTTTTTTCACTTTTTCAAGCAGTCAAAGATGCTAAATTAGATGGTTTTGAAATTAAAAATGAGCAATTCATTGCACTTCAACAAGGAAAAGTCTCACTTGTTGATGCTAATTTTTTAAATCTTGTTAAATCAATCTTGGAAACTCATACTAATGAGCATACAATTAGCGTCTATTTAAATTATGGAGTAGATTTGATTGAAGAGCAAATTGTTGAGATTGAAAAAATTACAAATAACTATGAAAATATAGATTTTGTATTTAATAAAACAGATCAAGAAGTTTACCCACTTTTAATTGGAATTATCAATGAATAA